The genomic region TGCAGCTTGAAGAGCAAATAATAAACTTTCAATTTCACCGCTGGGAGGCTTCCATAATGGCTTAAACCAGGGCTTGTAGTTATTATTTATTGAACTGATTATTTCTTTAGTTTGGCTATCAACACCTGCAAATTCTGCATTTTTAATGGTAACCAGTGGGATCGCCGATATAATAATAACTAGTACAATAAGAATTATATTTTTAAATTTGCTCATTTTCAGGTTTCTTCCGATTTTGAGTTGGGATTTTTGTCAGCTAATACGTTAAGTTCCATAAGTTCAGTTAAATTGTAAGTAGAGAGAAAGTTGAATATTAATACAGTAAGTAAGCCTTCACTAATAGCAAGCGGAATTTGAGTTAGAGCAAAGACACCCATGAATTTTATAAATGAAAGTTCAAATCCACCTGTAGGAGAAGGAAACGCCAGCGCTAGTTGAAATGATGTGGTTATATACGTAGTCAAGTTCCCTAATGCTGCTGCTAAAAATATGCATAACCATCTGGGAGAATTAAATTTACTAAAAAGTTTATAAATCCCAAAAGCTATAAATGGGCCTACTACCCCCATAGAGAAAATATTAGCTCCTAATGTTGTAATTCCGCCATGGGCCAGTAATAATGCCTGAAATAATAATACTATACTGCTCAATACAGTCATGATTATAGGGCCAAACAGGATAGATCCAAAGCCCACTCCTGTAGGGTGTGATGAGCTTCCTGTTACTGAAGGAAGTTTTAATGCTGAAAGAACAAACGTAAATGCCCCTGCAAGGGCAATAAGCATTTTAAGCTTTGGATTAGTATTAGTTATTTTTTGAATTGAGATAAGTCCGGCTATAAGGAATGGTAATGATAATACAGACCAGAAAACACACCATTTTAAAGGCAAAAACCCTTCCATTATATGCATTGCAAATACTGGCTGTGGCAAAAATAAGATAATTGCTAAGCTAATTAAGAAGTAAGACTTTATTTTAAACATTTGTCAATATTCCTAAACGTTTATTGTATATGAGATCCAGTTTCTGCTTTTTCTATATTACAGCATTTTTGTATAAAATTGAATTATAAAATTTGTAGTAAAGACTAATTGTTAATAGTTTATTTAAAGTATCTAAGATATCTGGATTTATAGTATCATTAAGTCATGCTTTTTGAGATTTAGCTGATAAAAGTTAATGAACAATTTTATAGAGTTTACGGTTAAACATTTCTGGAAATCTTAATTAAATAGGAAAATTTAAAATGGGTAAGATAACTTTTGTTCTTGGTGGAACAAGAAGTGGTAAAAGCAGTTATACAGTTAAAACAGTAGAAAAATT from Candidatus Melainabacteria bacterium RIFOXYA2_FULL_32_9 harbors:
- a CDS encoding cobalamin biosynthesis protein CbiM (catalyzes the ATP-dependent transport of cobalt) encodes the protein MFKIKSYFLISLAIILFLPQPVFAMHIMEGFLPLKWCVFWSVLSLPFLIAGLISIQKITNTNPKLKMLIALAGAFTFVLSALKLPSVTGSSSHPTGVGFGSILFGPIIMTVLSSIVLLFQALLLAHGGITTLGANIFSMGVVGPFIAFGIYKLFSKFNSPRWLCIFLAAALGNLTTYITTSFQLALAFPSPTGGFELSFIKFMGVFALTQIPLAISEGLLTVLIFNFLSTYNLTELMELNVLADKNPNSKSEET
- a CDS encoding cobalt ABC transporter substrate-binding protein CbiN, with the translated sequence MSKFKNIILIVLVIIISAIPLVTIKNAEFAGVDSQTKEIISSINNNYKPWFKPLWKPPSGEIESLLFALQAAIGAGFIGYFIGLAHGRKNQQK